In Burkholderia savannae, one genomic interval encodes:
- a CDS encoding chromate transporter encodes MTIASVEAACCGERESLWALFKTVTGVSAVSWGGLAMIAQLEQHYVNHERRIDPLSFADLVALAWMMPGPVGCNVAVQVGHALRGHAGAWIAGIASVLPFFAAMTVFAIFYQTPFVRTLASPVLLHHFGMVLAALIGLTWFRQIRALVHAPLERVIAALATVLLALAHSPATFVAILTAAFAVGWLAGGHRSSETLRLALPAREWRLLVSLAVLIALFALPLPIEYESSLFWPRLAGAGMTLFGGGFSALPVLKSLFVSRATGITEQDFMLAFTLSPVSPGPLLNVVPFLGYLEDGWRGALLSTVALFVPSGCLVIFARRHVERLKLHPRFASGMRVLRAATTAFLAIAAVRLVAKTPVEPVYWATGVIAWLCLARFKVPVYALYGAVAAACGGWLILAAHG; translated from the coding sequence ATGACAATCGCAAGCGTGGAGGCCGCGTGTTGCGGCGAGCGAGAATCGCTATGGGCATTGTTCAAGACCGTGACAGGCGTTTCCGCCGTGTCGTGGGGCGGTCTTGCGATGATAGCTCAGCTCGAGCAGCATTACGTCAACCATGAGCGGCGTATCGATCCGCTTTCGTTCGCCGATCTCGTCGCGCTCGCGTGGATGATGCCCGGCCCCGTCGGCTGCAACGTCGCGGTTCAGGTCGGGCACGCGCTGCGCGGCCACGCCGGCGCGTGGATCGCCGGCATCGCGAGCGTGCTGCCGTTCTTCGCGGCGATGACGGTCTTCGCGATCTTCTACCAGACGCCGTTCGTGCGCACGCTCGCGTCGCCCGTGCTGCTGCATCACTTCGGCATGGTGCTCGCCGCGCTGATCGGGCTCACCTGGTTCAGGCAGATCCGCGCGCTGGTGCACGCGCCGCTCGAGCGCGTGATCGCCGCGCTCGCGACGGTGCTCCTCGCGCTCGCGCACAGCCCGGCCACGTTCGTCGCGATCCTGACCGCCGCGTTCGCCGTCGGCTGGCTCGCGGGCGGGCACCGCAGCAGCGAGACGCTGCGGCTCGCGCTGCCCGCGCGCGAATGGCGGCTCCTCGTATCGCTGGCGGTCCTGATCGCGCTGTTCGCGCTGCCGCTGCCGATCGAATACGAATCGTCGCTATTCTGGCCGCGCCTCGCGGGCGCCGGCATGACGCTCTTCGGCGGCGGCTTCTCCGCGCTGCCCGTGCTGAAATCGCTGTTCGTCTCGCGCGCGACGGGCATCACCGAGCAGGACTTCATGCTCGCGTTCACGCTGTCGCCGGTGTCGCCCGGGCCGCTCCTGAACGTCGTGCCGTTTCTCGGCTATCTCGAGGACGGCTGGCGCGGCGCGCTGCTGTCGACGGTCGCGCTGTTCGTGCCGTCCGGCTGCCTCGTCATCTTCGCGCGGCGGCACGTCGAGCGCCTGAAGCTGCATCCGCGCTTCGCGAGCGGCATGCGCGTGCTGCGCGCGGCCACCACCGCGTTCCTCGCGATCGCGGCCGTGCGGCTCGTCGCGAAGACGCCCGTCGAGCCGGTGTATTGGGCGACGGGCGTGATCGCCTGGCTGTGCCTCGCGCGATTCAAGGTGCCCGTCTATGCGCTATACGGCGCGGTCGCGGCCGCGTGCGGCGGCTGGCTGATTCTCGCGGCGCATGGGTGA
- a CDS encoding multidrug/biocide efflux PACE transporter, whose translation MQMQMTRHVPTKTLAERVVHALAFEVTAIAICAPVVSWVLGLSLVHVGVLTAAVSVIAMVWNVVFNALFERIERRYRLARTFAVRAMHAIAFELGLVAMALPLAAWWLGISLLEALLLDFGILLFFLPFTFLFNLGYDRLRARWIAQRAVAWR comes from the coding sequence ATGCAAATGCAAATGACCAGGCACGTGCCGACGAAGACGCTGGCCGAGCGCGTCGTGCACGCGCTCGCGTTCGAAGTGACCGCGATCGCGATCTGCGCGCCGGTCGTCAGCTGGGTGCTCGGCCTGTCGCTCGTGCACGTCGGGGTGTTGACGGCGGCGGTATCCGTGATCGCGATGGTGTGGAACGTCGTGTTCAACGCGCTCTTCGAGCGGATCGAGCGCCGCTATCGTCTCGCGCGGACGTTCGCGGTGCGCGCGATGCATGCGATCGCGTTCGAACTCGGCCTCGTCGCGATGGCGCTGCCGCTCGCCGCATGGTGGCTCGGGATCAGTCTGCTCGAGGCGCTCTTGCTCGATTTCGGCATCCTGCTGTTCTTCCTGCCGTTCACGTTCCTGTTCAACCTCGGCTACGACCGTCTGCGTGCGCGCTGGATCGCGCAAAGGGCGGTGGCGTGGCGATGA
- a CDS encoding LysR family transcriptional regulator yields MRHSPEALLAFAEAANLGSFSAAARKLGKRQSTISEAIANLEIDLGVTLFDRSTRQPTLTDAARALLPEVQRVLEASEAIDQVAARLAGGEEARLTLVVSDTYQSSRYEQTLAALDRRFPTLEFECQIAEHDDVLDLIQQGRAQLGLMAARSTYPPDIGAATVAERSEIGLYVGRQHPFAAYGDAEVPLAALHDARELRLNTYVAPHGERIETGLVAGRRCWSAPSYLLLLEMAVAGFGWAELPRWMVEHFAREQLVELNARGWPRRVPVDAVWSRGRPLGPAGSWLLETMLAP; encoded by the coding sequence ATGCGCCACTCCCCCGAAGCGCTGCTCGCGTTCGCCGAGGCCGCCAACCTCGGTTCGTTTTCGGCCGCCGCGCGCAAGCTCGGCAAGCGGCAGTCGACGATCAGCGAAGCGATCGCGAACCTCGAGATCGACCTCGGCGTCACGCTGTTCGACCGCTCGACGCGCCAGCCGACGCTGACCGACGCGGCCCGCGCGCTGTTGCCCGAAGTGCAGCGCGTGCTCGAGGCGAGCGAGGCGATCGATCAGGTCGCCGCGCGTCTTGCGGGCGGCGAGGAGGCGCGCCTCACGCTCGTCGTGTCGGACACCTATCAGTCGAGCCGATACGAGCAGACGCTTGCGGCGCTCGACCGCCGCTTTCCGACGCTCGAGTTCGAATGTCAGATCGCCGAGCACGACGACGTGCTCGACCTGATCCAGCAAGGCCGCGCGCAGCTCGGCCTGATGGCGGCGCGCAGCACCTATCCGCCCGACATCGGCGCGGCGACGGTCGCCGAGCGCTCGGAGATCGGGCTCTACGTCGGCCGGCAGCATCCGTTCGCCGCGTACGGCGACGCCGAAGTACCGCTCGCCGCGCTGCACGACGCACGCGAGCTGCGCCTCAATACCTACGTGGCGCCGCACGGCGAGCGGATCGAAACGGGGCTCGTCGCGGGGCGGCGCTGCTGGTCGGCGCCGAGCTATCTGCTGTTGCTGGAAATGGCGGTGGCGGGCTTCGGCTGGGCGGAGTTGCCGCGCTGGATGGTCGAACACTTCGCGCGCGAACAGCTCGTCGAGCTCAATGCGCGCGGCTGGCCGCGGCGCGTGCCGGTGGATGCCGTGTGGTCGCGCGGCCGGCCGCTCGGACCAGCCGGCTCATGGCTGCTGGAGACGATGCTCGCGCCGTGA
- a CDS encoding CopD family protein yields MSHAIAVALFLHLLAVAVWVGGMVFANFCLRPALSDLSPQLRLPLVEAVFGRFFNWVAGSVIVILLTGGFLLTQFGGAHATWPLHAMAGLGVVMMLIFGHIRFALFPRIRRAVQAQNWPDGARAVNAVRLLVIVNLVLGVVTIAAAVLSRGF; encoded by the coding sequence ATGTCTCACGCCATCGCCGTCGCTCTGTTTCTCCATCTGCTCGCGGTCGCGGTGTGGGTCGGCGGCATGGTGTTTGCGAACTTCTGTTTGCGTCCCGCGTTGTCCGATCTGTCGCCGCAACTGCGCCTGCCGCTCGTCGAAGCGGTATTCGGCCGCTTCTTCAACTGGGTCGCGGGCTCGGTGATCGTGATCCTGCTCACGGGCGGCTTCCTGCTCACGCAGTTCGGCGGCGCGCACGCGACGTGGCCGCTGCATGCGATGGCGGGGCTCGGCGTGGTGATGATGCTGATCTTCGGCCACATCCGCTTCGCGCTGTTCCCGCGCATCCGCCGCGCGGTGCAGGCGCAGAACTGGCCGGACGGCGCGCGCGCGGTGAATGCGGTGCGTCTCCTCGTGATCGTCAACCTCGTGCTCGGCGTCGTGACGATCGCCGCCGCGGTGCTGTCGCGCGGCTTCTGA
- the parC gene encoding DNA topoisomerase IV subunit A, which yields MDDNTPDLFAEPAAPEGDFLTLGRYAERQYLDYAVSVVKGRALPDVSDGQKPVQRRILYAMNEMGLGDNAKPVKSARVVGDVLGKYHPHGDQSAYDALVRLAQDFSMRYPLIDGQGNFGSRDGDGAAAMRYTEARLTPIAKLLLDEIDEGTVDFMPNYDGSFDEPKLLPGRLPFVLLNGASGIAVGLATEIPSHNLREVAAAAVALIRHPALPHAELMQLVPGPDFPGGGQIISSDAEISAAYEIGRGSLKVRARWKIEDLARGQWQLVVTELPPSTSGQKVLEEIEELTNPKLKAGKKTLTQEQINTKKAMLDLLDAVRDESGKDAPVRLVFEPKTRTIDQTEFVNSLLAHTSLESNATLNLVMIGEDGRPAQKGLASILGEWVRFRQATVTRRCRHRLGKVNDRIHILEGRMIVFLNIDEVIRIIRESDEPKAALISAFGLTERQAEDILEIRLRQLARLEKIKIEKELEELRAEKAKLEELLANESAMKRLMIKEIEADAKQYGDERRTLIQQEKRATFEAKVVDEPVTVVVSQKGWVRALKGHGLDPASFSFKASDGLYAAFQCRTPDTLIAWGSTGRVYSVPVQVLPGGRGDGVPVTSLIELESGSHLLHYFAAPAEQPLLLASSNGFGFIAKVGDMVSRVKAGKSFMTIDEGAAPLAPMPVLADASQVACLSSGGRLLVFGMDEMKTLGGGGRGVILMALDPKETLVQALAIDAAGVVLTGTGRGGKAQEEALAARALEPHVGKRARKGRAPDTKLKVSGLRPVLG from the coding sequence ATGGACGACAACACTCCCGATCTTTTCGCCGAGCCGGCCGCGCCCGAGGGCGATTTCCTGACGCTCGGCCGCTACGCGGAGCGCCAGTATCTCGACTACGCGGTGAGCGTCGTGAAGGGGCGCGCGCTGCCTGACGTGAGCGACGGCCAGAAGCCCGTGCAGCGCCGCATTCTTTACGCGATGAACGAGATGGGCCTCGGCGACAACGCGAAGCCGGTGAAGTCCGCGCGCGTCGTCGGCGACGTGCTCGGCAAGTACCACCCGCACGGCGACCAGTCCGCGTACGACGCGCTCGTGCGTCTCGCGCAGGATTTCTCGATGCGCTATCCGCTCATCGACGGCCAGGGCAACTTCGGCTCGCGCGACGGCGACGGCGCGGCGGCGATGCGCTACACCGAAGCGCGCCTCACGCCGATCGCGAAGCTCCTTCTCGACGAGATCGACGAGGGCACGGTCGACTTCATGCCGAACTACGACGGCTCGTTCGACGAGCCGAAGCTCTTGCCGGGCCGGCTGCCGTTCGTGCTGCTGAACGGCGCGTCGGGGATCGCCGTCGGCCTCGCCACCGAGATTCCGTCGCACAACCTGCGCGAAGTCGCGGCGGCCGCGGTCGCGCTGATCCGCCATCCCGCGCTGCCGCACGCGGAGCTGATGCAACTCGTGCCGGGGCCGGACTTTCCGGGCGGCGGCCAGATCATCTCGAGCGACGCGGAGATCTCCGCCGCGTACGAAATCGGCCGCGGCAGCCTGAAGGTGCGCGCGCGCTGGAAGATCGAGGATCTCGCGCGCGGCCAGTGGCAACTCGTCGTCACCGAATTGCCGCCGAGCACGTCGGGCCAGAAGGTGCTCGAGGAGATCGAGGAGCTGACGAACCCGAAGCTCAAGGCGGGCAAGAAGACGCTCACGCAGGAGCAGATCAACACGAAGAAGGCGATGCTCGACCTGCTCGACGCGGTGCGCGACGAGTCGGGCAAGGACGCGCCCGTGCGGCTCGTGTTCGAGCCGAAGACGCGCACGATCGACCAGACCGAATTCGTCAATTCGCTGCTCGCGCACACGAGCCTCGAATCGAACGCGACGCTCAATCTCGTGATGATCGGCGAGGACGGACGGCCCGCGCAAAAGGGGCTCGCGTCGATTCTCGGCGAATGGGTGCGGTTCCGCCAGGCCACCGTCACGCGGCGCTGCCGCCACCGGCTCGGCAAGGTGAACGACCGGATTCACATCCTCGAAGGGCGGATGATCGTCTTTTTGAACATCGACGAGGTGATCCGCATCATCCGCGAATCGGACGAGCCGAAGGCCGCGCTCATCAGTGCGTTCGGCCTCACCGAGCGGCAGGCCGAGGACATTCTCGAAATCCGTCTGCGCCAGTTGGCGCGGCTCGAGAAGATCAAGATCGAGAAGGAGCTCGAGGAGCTGCGCGCCGAGAAGGCGAAGCTCGAAGAGCTGCTCGCGAACGAAAGCGCGATGAAGCGGCTGATGATCAAGGAGATCGAGGCCGACGCGAAGCAGTACGGCGACGAGCGCCGCACGCTGATCCAGCAGGAGAAGCGCGCGACGTTCGAGGCGAAGGTGGTCGACGAGCCGGTGACGGTCGTCGTGTCGCAGAAGGGCTGGGTGCGCGCGCTGAAGGGCCATGGGCTCGACCCGGCGAGCTTCTCGTTCAAGGCGAGCGACGGCCTGTACGCGGCGTTCCAGTGCCGCACGCCCGACACGCTGATCGCGTGGGGCAGCACGGGGCGCGTGTATTCGGTGCCGGTCCAGGTGCTGCCGGGCGGGCGCGGCGACGGCGTGCCCGTCACGTCGCTGATCGAGCTCGAATCGGGCTCGCATCTGCTTCATTACTTCGCGGCGCCCGCCGAGCAGCCGTTGCTGCTCGCGTCGAGCAACGGCTTCGGCTTCATCGCGAAGGTTGGCGACATGGTGAGCCGCGTGAAGGCGGGCAAGTCGTTCATGACCATCGACGAAGGCGCGGCGCCGCTCGCGCCGATGCCGGTGCTGGCGGATGCGTCGCAGGTCGCGTGCCTGTCGAGCGGCGGGCGTCTGCTCGTGTTCGGCATGGACGAGATGAAGACGCTCGGCGGCGGCGGACGCGGCGTGATCCTGATGGCGCTCGATCCGAAGGAGACGCTCGTGCAGGCGCTCGCGATCGATGCGGCGGGCGTCGTGCTGACGGGCACGGGCCGCGGCGGCAAGGCGCAGGAAGAGGCGCTGGCGGCGCGCGCGCTCGAGCCGCACGTCGGCAAGCGGGCCCGCAAGGGGCGCGCGCCGGATACGAAGCTGAAGGTGAGCGGATTGCGCCCGGTGCTCGGCTGA
- a CDS encoding DNA topoisomerase IV subunit B, with amino-acid sequence MSTKKPAAAYSEASIKVLKGLEPVKQRPGMYTRTENPLHIIQEVIDNASDEALGGYGKQITVTLHPDQSVSVEDDGRGIPFGLHPEEKVPVVEIVFTRLHAGGKFDKAKGGAYTFSGGLHGVGVSVTNALATRLDVTVWRDGKVAQLGFADGDVVKPLATQGAGRGEKKSGTRVTVWPNPKYFDSPNLPTGELQRLLRSKAVLLPGVEVVLVNEKTGERQSWKYEDGLRGYLLDEMNGSELLIPLFEGERFADSRSGDDTFAEGEGASWVVAWSEEGSLVRESYVNLIPTPAGGTHESGLRDGLYQAVKSFVELHNLQPKGVKLLAEDVFARVSFVLSAKVLDPQFQGQIKERLNSRDAVKLVSSFTCPALELWLNQHVEHGKKLAELVIRQAQARTRAGQKVEKKKSSGVAVLPGKLTDCETEDIARNEIFLVEGDSAGGSAKMGRDKEYQAILPLRGKVLNTWETERDRLFANNEVHDISVAIGVDPHGPDDSVDLSNLRYGKICILSDADVDGAHIQVLLLTLFFKHFPQLIERRHVFVARPPLFRVDAPARGKKPAQKLYALDEGELEAILDKLRKDGVRESQWTISRFKGLGEMSAEQLWDTTMNPDTRRLMPIALGDLDFESTVAQMTMLMGKGEAAARRNWLEEKGNEVEADI; translated from the coding sequence ATGTCTACGAAAAAGCCCGCAGCGGCGTATAGCGAAGCATCGATCAAGGTGCTGAAGGGCCTCGAGCCCGTCAAGCAGCGGCCCGGCATGTACACGCGCACCGAGAATCCGCTGCACATCATCCAGGAAGTGATCGACAACGCGTCCGACGAGGCGTTGGGCGGTTACGGCAAGCAGATCACGGTCACGCTGCATCCCGACCAGTCGGTGTCCGTCGAGGACGACGGGCGCGGCATCCCGTTCGGGCTGCATCCGGAAGAGAAGGTGCCCGTCGTCGAAATCGTGTTCACGCGGCTGCACGCCGGCGGCAAGTTCGACAAGGCGAAGGGCGGCGCGTACACGTTCTCGGGCGGCCTGCACGGCGTCGGCGTGTCGGTGACGAACGCGCTCGCGACGCGGCTCGACGTGACGGTCTGGCGCGACGGCAAAGTCGCGCAGCTCGGCTTCGCCGACGGCGACGTCGTCAAGCCGCTCGCGACGCAAGGCGCGGGCCGCGGCGAGAAGAAATCCGGCACGCGCGTAACCGTGTGGCCGAATCCGAAGTATTTCGATTCGCCGAACCTGCCGACGGGCGAGCTGCAGCGGCTGCTGCGCTCGAAGGCGGTGCTCCTGCCGGGCGTCGAGGTCGTGCTCGTCAACGAGAAGACGGGCGAGCGGCAGAGCTGGAAATACGAAGACGGCCTGCGCGGTTATCTGCTCGACGAGATGAACGGCAGCGAGCTGCTGATTCCGCTGTTCGAAGGCGAGCGCTTCGCCGATTCGCGCTCGGGCGACGACACGTTCGCCGAGGGCGAGGGCGCGTCGTGGGTGGTCGCATGGAGCGAGGAAGGCTCGCTCGTGCGCGAGTCGTACGTGAACCTGATTCCGACGCCCGCGGGCGGCACGCACGAATCCGGCCTGCGCGACGGCCTCTATCAGGCGGTGAAGAGCTTCGTCGAGCTGCACAACCTGCAGCCGAAGGGCGTGAAGCTGCTCGCGGAAGACGTGTTCGCGCGCGTGTCGTTCGTGCTGTCGGCGAAGGTGCTCGATCCGCAGTTCCAAGGGCAGATCAAGGAGCGCCTGAACAGCCGCGACGCGGTGAAGCTCGTATCGTCGTTCACGTGCCCGGCGCTCGAGCTGTGGCTCAACCAGCACGTCGAGCACGGCAAGAAGCTGGCCGAGCTCGTGATCAGGCAGGCGCAGGCGCGCACGCGCGCGGGCCAGAAGGTCGAGAAGAAGAAGAGCTCCGGCGTCGCGGTGCTGCCCGGCAAGCTGACCGATTGCGAGACCGAGGACATCGCGCGCAACGAAATTTTCCTCGTCGAGGGCGATTCGGCGGGCGGTTCCGCGAAGATGGGCCGCGACAAGGAATACCAGGCGATCCTGCCGCTGCGCGGCAAGGTGCTCAACACATGGGAGACCGAGCGCGACCGCCTGTTCGCGAACAACGAGGTGCACGACATTTCGGTGGCGATCGGCGTCGATCCGCACGGCCCGGACGACAGCGTCGACCTGTCGAACTTGCGTTACGGCAAGATCTGCATCCTGTCGGACGCGGACGTCGATGGCGCGCACATCCAGGTGCTGCTGCTCACGCTGTTCTTCAAGCACTTCCCGCAACTGATCGAGCGCCGCCACGTGTTCGTCGCGCGGCCGCCGCTGTTTCGCGTCGACGCGCCCGCGCGCGGCAAGAAGCCCGCGCAGAAGCTCTACGCGCTCGACGAAGGCGAGCTCGAGGCGATTCTCGATAAGCTGCGCAAGGACGGCGTGCGCGAATCGCAATGGACGATCAGCCGCTTCAAGGGCTTGGGCGAGATGAGCGCCGAGCAGCTGTGGGACACGACGATGAATCCCGACACGCGCCGCTTGATGCCGATCGCGCTCGGCGACCTCGACTTCGAGTCGACCGTCGCGCAGATGACGATGCTGATGGGCAAGGGCGAGGCCGCCGCGCGCCGCAACTGGCTCGAGGAAAAGGGCAACGAAGTCGAAGCGGATATCTGA